A region from the Microcebus murinus isolate Inina chromosome 3, M.murinus_Inina_mat1.0, whole genome shotgun sequence genome encodes:
- the LOC105880216 gene encoding solute carrier family 66 member 3-like — protein sequence MNLCTFISAASKFAQLQCLWKTRDSGAVSALTWSLSAYTCAARIVTTLMTTNDFTIRTLFVIMLALNIWVTATVLRYCKTVIKAE from the exons ATG AATTTATGTACTTTCATCAGTGCGGCCAGTAAGTTTGCGCAGCTCCAGTGCCTGTGGAAGACGAGGGACTCGGGAGCCGTGAGCGCGCTGACCTGGAGCCTCTCCGCCTACACCTGCGCAG CAAGAATAGTCACAACCTTAATGACCACCAATGACTTTACAa TTCGTACACTTTTCGTGATCATGCTGGCTTTAAATATATGGGTAACAGCTACAGTACTTCGCTACTGCAAGACCGTTATAAAGGCTGAATGA